The Arachis hypogaea cultivar Tifrunner chromosome 19, arahy.Tifrunner.gnm2.J5K5, whole genome shotgun sequence genome has a window encoding:
- the LOC112779617 gene encoding uncharacterized protein produces the protein MIPSSRCCRHQEPHLPDECWELVFKHLSDPLDHESLSLVSRHFLSLTNGIHTNLDVSDRVLPLLPVLLRRFPNLTTIKITRCFTGDINVLLSQIASFNLPSLHSLDLSHQLTFPTHGLRQFSQKFSALKSLNCSHTRHDLDVIAECFPNLEEIDVSFRRYKIDIVSDWVKALTLGFKKLRKVTISGNFTLGDSYLLALCHTCVFLQELVVIQTGPVSMIGIANAIRKRPELRSLAVNCLTYGFFSEDLRKGNVTWDFIDALVSLKGLNCLDLSYSSISDQALCVLAEESLPLKKLSLRCCKGYGYGGISYLLKKCNNLQYLDLQRAGFLNDQCVVELSLLLSNLKFVKLSDNAKLTDLSLLAIMRNCPLITDIRMESTGIGKQKLQEEEDCLIVNSQVKFLYLASNTWLDDGTVTMLAAVCPNLEMIDLSKCGRVSKSAIDVLWSCRKIQRMDLALLGHELFQFRFRVCFDVPTLFVLNLSQLSICNEELSLISKSCCKLKELDLASCHKITTRGVKQVVKNCKQLRTISLASCEKVSPNVVAWMVSARPSLRKIRPPPRFFPTECQRDLFRRHGCFVGKWSD, from the coding sequence ATGATTCCATCATCAAGATGTTGCAGACACCAAGAGCCACATTTACCAGATGAGTGTTGGGAATTAGTTTTCAAACACCTCAGCGACCCTCTCGATCACGAATCACTCTCCCTCGTCTCGCGCCACTTCCTTTCCCTCACCAACGGCATCCACACCAACCTCGACGTATCCGACCGTGTCCTCCCTCTCCTCCCCGTCCTCCTCCGCCGTTTTCCCAACCTCACGACCATCAAAATCACGCGCTGCTTCACCGGTGACATCAACGTGCTCCTCTCCCAAATCGCTTCCTTCAACCTACCCTCACTCCATTCTCTCGACCTGTCTCACCAACTCACCTTCCCCACACATGGGTTGCGACAATTCTCCCAAAAGTTTTCAGCTTTGAAGTCACTCAACTGTTCCCACACCCGTCATGATTTGGATGTAATTGCCGAATGCTTCCCAAACCTCGAAGAAATCGATGTGAGTTTCCGTAGATATAAAATTGATATTGTTTCGGATTGGGTAAAGGCCTTGACTTTAGGGTTTAAGAAGCTTAGGAAGGTGACTATTTCAGGTAACTTCACCCTTGGAGACTCTTACCTTCTTGCCCTGTGTCACACTTGTGTGTTTCTACAAGAGTTAGTTGTTATTCAAACAGGTCCTGTTTCTATGATAGGCATTGCCAATGCGATTCGTAAGAGACCCGAATTGAGGTCTTTGGCGGTTAACTGTTTGACTTATGGGTTTTTTAGTGAGGACCTTAGAAAGGGGAATGTGACTTGGGATTTCATTGATGCATTGGTGAGTTTAAAGGGTTTGAATTGTCTTGATTTATCCTATTCGAGTATATCTGACCAGGCTTTGTGTGTTCTTGCTGAAGAAAGCCTTCCATTGAAGAAACTCTCCCTGAGATGTTGTAAGGGATATGGATATGGTGGGATCTCTTATTTGTTGAAGAAGTGTAACAATTTGCAGTATTTGGATCTTCAAAGAGCGGGGTTTCTGAATGATCAGTGTGTGGTTGAGTTGTCTTTACTTCTTAGTAACTTGAAGTTTGTGAAACTTAGTGATAATGCAAAGCTTACTGATTTAAGCTTGTTAGCCATTATGCGAAACTGTCCTTTGATAACCGATATCAGGATGGAGAGTACAGGCATTGGAAAGCAGAAGCTGCAGGAAGAAGAAGATTGTTTGATTGTGAATTCTCAAGTGAAGTTTCTCTATTTGGCTAGCAATACGTGGTTGGATGATGGAACTGTCACTATGCTTGCTGCGGTTTGCCCCAACTTGGAGATGATAGATTTGAGCAAATGCGGAAGGGTTTCAAAAAGTGCTATTGATGTTTTGTGGAGCTGTCGTAAGATTCAGCGCATGGACTTAGCTCTGTTAGGACATGAGCTGTTTCAATTTCGGTTTCGGGTTTGCTTCGATGTTCCTACATTGTTTGTGTTGAATTTGTCCCAGTTGAGTATTTGCAACGAGGAGCTCTCTCTTATTTCAAAGAGTTGTTGTAAGTTAAAAGAACTTGATTTGGCAAGTTGTCACAAAATCACTACCCGAGGAGTAAAGCAGGTGGTGAAAAATTGCAAGCAACTAAGAACGATAAGTTTAGCATCTTGTGAAAAAGTATCTCCTAATGTCGTTGCTTGGATGGTATCTGCAAGGCCATCGTTGAGAAAAATAAGACCTCCGCCTCGATTTTTTCCTACCGAGTGCCAGAGGGATCTCTTCCGGCGTCATGGATGCTTTGTTGGCAAGTGGTCTGATTAA
- the LOC112780117 gene encoding F-box protein At-B-like has translation MKASVNFPDECWESIFRFLGHGRDLESVSMVCKRFLTISSQLQDSLTIFDATTMLIPKLFLRFSRLKVLDLSYFNGNLEGLLCQVSQSTLDLDTLNLSNQRTLPIDLFRDIGSKMKNLRVLICSNIGSLWDSHLMIMAYCFPLLQELDISFPLISEATDFGISKLSLLLERLRKINFSGNYLVTDQSLVALCQNCMTIEDISFFNCFKITQGGIANAINFRPTLASIAFNIKKRRIHGRGLAPMPINLDLIDSLKSLKSLTCIDLSNSFISDELLFSVAECCHSIKKLILQDCCNFTFSGIYSVVSNCPLIQCLDLRKTDFLTDHCIGKLSMFLLNLTSINLSGCDQLTNSTFYTLTRGCPKLVEIKMDRTYLGEVGEDSDSSLVPVQNTQVKSLYLGQNILLGDQSLMKMASICPNVELLDLNSCGSISGECVVNVLRKCQEIRHLGLANTGVKLLKMDFKVLQLKVLNLSGSRINDEALSIISKCCCGLVVLDIQGCNNVTTKGVKEVVESCMELRELNLKNCDFVNDNFVAALELIRPSLRRIITNSYVGV, from the coding sequence ATGAAGGCATCAGTGAATTTTCCTGATGAATGCTGGGAATCAATCTTCAGATTCCTAGGCCACGGCCGAGACTTGGAATCGGTTTCCATGGTCTGCAAGAGGTTCCTCACAATTTCAAGCCAGCTTCAAGATTCCCTCACAATATTTGATGCAACAACAATGCTCATTCCAAAGCTGTTCTTGAGATTCTCAAGGCTCAAAGTCTTAGACCTCAGTTACTTCAATGGGAACCTCGAAGGCCTGCTTTGTCAGGTTTCACAATCCACCTTGGACCTTGATACCCTTAACCTTTCCAATCAGAGGACACTCCCCATTGATTTGTTCCGGGACATCGGCTCGAAGATGAAGAACTTAAGGGTGTTGATTTGTTCAAACATTGGCTCTCTTTGGGATAGCCATTTGATGATCATGGCCTATTGTTTCCCATTGCTTCAAGAGCTTGACATCAGCTTCCCATTGATTTCAGAAGCAACAGATTTTGGGATCTCAAAGTTGTCTTTGTTGCTCGAGCGCCTTCGCAAGATTAACTTCTCTGGAAACTACTTAGTCACTGATCAATCACTGGTAGCTCTGTGTCAGAACTGTATGACAATTGAAGACATttccttcttcaattgttttaAGATAACTCAAGGAGGCATTGCTAATGCTATCAATTTCAGACCAACCTTGGCTTCCATAGCATTCAACATTAAGAAAAGAAGAATTCATGGACGTGGCTTGGCACCTATGCCAATTAACTTGGATTTGATTGATTCACTCAAGAGTTTGAAAAGCTTAACTTGTATTGATTTGTCGAATTCTTTTATCTCGGATGAGTTGCTCTTTTCTGTTGCAGAATGTTGTCATTCCATAAAGAAACTCATCCTCCAAGACTGCTGCAATTTCACATTTTCAGGAATATATTCTGTGGTATCAAATTGTCCATTAATACAATGCTTGGATCTTAGAAAAACCGACTTCCTAACCGATCATTGTATTGGCAAGCTATCAATGTTTCTTCTCAATTTAACCTCTATAAACCTCAGTGGTTGTGATCAGCTTACCAATTCAACATTTTACACACTGACAAGAGGTTGTCCTAAACTTGTTGAGATTAAAATGGACAGAACATATCTTGGAGAAGTAGGGGAAGATTCAGATTCTTCTCTTGTTCCGGTTCAGAACACTCAAGTGAAAAGTCTCTATCTGGGTCAAAATATTTTACTTGGTGATCAAAGTTTGATGAAAATGGCTTCTATTTGCCCCAATGTAGAGCTTCTCGACTTAAACTCTTGCGGCAGCATATCGGGAGAATGTGTCGTGAACGTTCTCCGGAAATGCCAAGAGATAAGGCACTTAGGCTTAGCCAATACAGGAGTGAAGCTGTTGAAGATGGACTTTAAAGTTTTGCAACTGAAGGTATTGAACTTGTCAGGATCAAGAATCAATGATGAAGCACTCTCCATAATCTCAAAATGTTGTTGTGGACTAGTAGTTCTGGATATTCAAGGTTGCAACAATGTTACCACAAAAGGGGTGAAAGAAGTGGTAGAAAGCTGCATGGAGTTGAGAGAGCTGAATTTGAAGAACTGTGATTTTGTAAATGATAATTTTGTTGCTGCCTTAGAACTTATAAGGCCATCATTGAGGAGAATAATCACAAACTCTTATGTTGGTGTTTGA
- the LOC112776743 gene encoding cinnamoyl-CoA reductase 1, which translates to MKKMATATAKKVCVTGAGGFVASWLVKLLLSKGYIVHGTVRKPGDEKYAHLMKFEGASEKLKLFNADLLSYESIYSAIVGCSAVFHVACPVPALATTFQNPEVEMVEPAVKGTSNVLEASLQAKVERVVYVSSSTAIILNPNLPNDKVIDESYWSDKEYCRKTKEWYPFSKMKAEELALDFAERTGIDLVRICPTVVLGPILQSTSLNATSLFLLNLLKGCEPVENKLKWIIDVRDLADALLLAYEKIEAEGRYICTSCPAKPKDLVEELKSEYPNYNYPTKFIEVDYYIRLSSEKLQRLGWSYRPLKETLIDSVESYKEAGLL; encoded by the exons ATGAAGAAAATGGCGACAGCGACGGCGAAGAAGGTATGCGTGACCGGTGCCGGTGGTTTCGTAGCTTCTTGGCTCGTTAAGCTTCTCCTTTCCAAAGGATACATCGTTCATGGCACTGTTAGAAAACCTG GTGATGAGAAATATGCTCACTTGATGAAGTTTGAAGGAGCTTCTGAGAAACTTAAACTGTTCAATGCAGATTTGTTGAGTTATGAATCCATTTATTCAGCAATTGTTGGATGCAGTGCAGTTTTCCATGTTGCTTGCCCTGTACCTGCATTAGCAACAACTTTCCAAAATCCTGAG GTAGAAATGGTTGAGCCTGCTGTGAAGGGAACTAGTAATGTACTTGAAGCTTCTCTTCAGGCTAAAGTGGAGAGAGTTGTTTATGTCTCATCCTCAACTGCTATTATCCTGAACCCGAATTTGCCTAATGATAAAGTGATTGATGAATCATATTGGTCTGATAAAGAGTACTGCAGAAAAACCAAG GAATGGTATCCCTTTTCAAAGATGAAAGCAGAAGAGCTGGCGCTGGATTTTGCAGAAAGAACCGGGATTGATCTAGTGAGAATTTGTCCAACTGTTGTGTTGGGGCCAATTTTGCAGTCAACTTCTCTGAATGCCACTAGCTTGTTTCTCCTCAACCTTCTAAAAG GCTGTGAGCCAGTGGAGAATAAGCTTAAGTGGATAATAGATGTAAGAGATTTAGCTGATGCATTACTATTGGCTTATGAGAAGATTGAAGCAGAAGGGAGATACATATGCACTTCATGCCCTGCTAAACCAAAGGATTTGGTAGAGGAATTGAAGAGTGAATATCCAAACTACAACTACCCTACAAA GTTTATTGAGGTGGATTATTACATAAGGTTGAGCTCCGAGAAACTACAGAGACTTGGTTGGAGTTACAGGCCATTAAAGGAGACACTCATTGATTCTGTTGAGAGCTATAAGGAGGCTGGTCTCTTATAA
- the LOC112775879 gene encoding F-box/LRR-repeat protein 14, with amino-acid sequence MSSSSSTSDSESEYSNLQHIPDECWESVFKYLSDPLDHESLSLVSSHFLSLTNRLRTSLTVSDHVLPFLPALLRRFPNLTSINLTRPTGELNALLFQISSSHLPSLRSLDLSHQPALPSIALRHFSRKFPALKSLNCSFMDSLTDKDLNLIAECFPNLEEIDISYPNYSGIADAESRVNALASGFKKLRKVNLSGPIGFANAILQRPELRSLALGCSRVGFMSEGDVISKFFELVSLKEFTCLELSYSPLSDECLCVAAEEGLPLRELSLPGCFQYGYGGISSLLRNCNNLQHLDLQCTEFLDDRCVIELSMLLGNLNFVNLSENSKLSDSSLFAIIRNCPLITEIRMERAGVGKQKVEKDCLVVNSHLKFLYLTRNSYLNDESVEMIASVCPNLEKMDLSYCERVSEGAVEVLRKCCKIRHMNLARLGSELFRIDFEIPTLCLLNLSWLRIRDEELSLISKRCHRLRELKLDFCQKITANGVTQVVENCKQLRVISLLSCEKVAADVVAWMVFTRRSLRKIIAPPRFHLTEGQRDLFLRHGCIVSSDLTNATDSSARNYEPEFLEAFLFL; translated from the exons ATGTCCTCGTCATCTTCAACATCAGATTCTGAATCTGAATATTCAAACCTACAACACATACCAGATGAATGCTGGGAATCAGTTTTCAAATACCTTAGCGACCCTCTCGATCACGAATCACTCTCCCTCGTCTCAAGCCACTTCCTTTCCCTCACCAACCGCCTCCGCACCTCCCTCACCGTCTCCGACCATGTCCTCCCCTTCCTGCCCGCCCTTCTCCGCCGTTTTCCCAACCTCACCTCCATCAACCTCACGCGCCCCACCGGTGAACTGAACGCGCTCCTCTTCCAAATCTCTTCCTCTCACTTACCCTCCCTCCGTTCCCTTGATCTCTCTCATCAACCCGCTTTACCTTCAATTGCGTTGCGACATTTCTCTCGAAAGTTTCCAGCTTTGAAGTCACTCAACTGTTCCTTCATGGATTCACTTACCGACAAAGATTTGAACTTAATTGCTGAGTGCTTCCCGAACCTCGAAGAAATCGATATTAGTTACCCTAATTATTCTGGGATCGCAGATGCGGAATCTCGTGTAAACGCCTTGGCTTCAGGGTTTAAGAAGCTCCGAAAGGTGAATCTTTCAG GTCCAATTGGCTTTGCAAATGCGATCCTCCAGAGACCTGAATTGAGGTCTTTGGCTCTTGGCTGTTCGCGTGTTGGGTTTATGAGTGAGGGTGATGTGATTTCAAAGTTCTTTGAATTGGTGAGTTTGAAAGAGTTTACTTGTCTTGAATTGTCTTATTCGCCTTTATCTGATGAGTGTTTGTGTGTTGCTGCGGAAGAAGGCTTGCCATTGAGGGAACTCTCACTGCCGGGTTGTTTCCAATATGGATATGGTGGGATTTCTTCCTTGCTAAGAAATTGTAACAATTTGCAGCATTTGGATCTTCAATGCACAGAGTTTCTTGATGATAGGTGTGTCATTGAGCTGTCTATGCTTCTTGGTAATCTGAACTTTGTGAACCTTAGTGAGAATTCGAAGCTTTCTGATTCGAGCTTGTTCGCCATCATCCGGAACTGCCCTTTGATAACTGAGATCAGGATGGAGAGAGCTGGTGTTGGGAAGCAGAAGGTGGAGAAGGATTGTTTGGTTGTGAATTCTCATTTGAAGTTTCTCTATTTGACTCGCAATTCGTATTTGAATGATGAAAGTGTCGAGATGATTGCTTCGGTTTGTCCCAACTTGGAGAAGATGGATTTGAGCTATTGTGAGAGGGTTTCGGAAGGTGCTGTTGAAGTTTTGAGGAAGTGTTGTAAGATTAGGCATATGAACTTAGCTCGATTAGGATCGGAGCTGTTTCGGATTGACTTTGAAATTCCTACACTGTGTTTGTTGAATTTGTCATGGTTGCGCATTCGTGACGAAGAACTCTCTCTTATCTCAAAGAGATGTCATAGGTTGAGAGaactaaaactggatttttgtCAAAAGATCACAGCCAATGGGGTAACTCAGGTAGTGGAAAATTGCAAGCAGCTAAGGGTGATAAGCTTGTTGTCTTGTGAGAAAGTGGCTGCTGATGTTGTTGCTTGGATGGTGTTCACAAGGCGATCGTTGAGAAAAATAATTGCTCCGCCTCGATTTCATCTTACTGAGGGCCAGAGGGATCTCTTCCTGCGGCATGGATGCATTGTTTCCAGTGATCTAACCAATGCAACTGATTCATCTGCAAGGAACTATGAACCTGAGTTCTTGGAGGCATTTTTGTTTCTTTGA